The following nucleotide sequence is from Saccharothrix texasensis.
AGCAACCCGGCCATGTACGCGCAGGAGTGGCTGGCGACCGTGCCGTTCAACTTCCGCGTCGAGGGCGGGCCGGAGCTGCGGGCCGCGGTCGCGGCGCTCGCCGCGCGCTTCGCCGCCGCCGTGGACTGACCGCGATCACCGCCGCCAGGGCGCACAGGACCGCGGTCCAGGCCAGGGTCGCGTCGGTCGAGGTGCGGTCGGCCACGAGGCCGGCCAGCCACGGCCCGGCGGTCTGGCCGGCCGCGAACAGGGTGGTGAACGCGGCCAGCGTCGCGGTCAGGTCGGCGGCCGGCACGGCGTCCCGGATGAGCGCGGTGACGGCGGCCGGCACGCCCATGAACGTCGCGCCGTAGACGATCGCGGAGCCGAGGATCACCAGCGGCGTGGGCGCCACCAGGGCCAGCGCCGCCCCACCTCCCAGCACGCCCAGCAACGTGGCCGGCGCGCGGGCGCCCGGCCAGGCGGCGATCGGCCGGCTCCACAGCACCGGCGTCGCCACCACGGCCAGCCCGAGCGCCGCCCACGTCAGCACCACCTGCCAGGTCGGGGCCCGGCGCTCGACCAGGTAGGCCGACAGGAACGTGATGTAGGTGATGTAGCCGAGCGCGAACAGCGCGTACGCCGACGCGACCCGCCAGAGCGGGCGCACCCGCGCCCGACCGGCCGTCGCGGCGGGCGCCTCGCCGTCCGCGCGGGCCGCGGTCCAGGAGGCCAGCGCGGCCACGCCGGCGGCGACGCCCAGGACCACCCAGGCGGCCCGCCAACCGTCGCCCAGCAACGGGATCGCCACGCCGCCGAACGCGATGCCCAGCCCCGCGCCCGCGAAGTACACGGTGATCGGCGTGCCGGACCCGACCCGGGTGGCGATGCGCGAGGCGATCACACCGCCGGCGATGAACACCACCGCCCCCGCCGCGCCGGCCGCCGCGCGCACCACCAGCAGCACGGCGAAGTCGTCGCTGATCGCGGTGGCCGCCAACGCGACGGCCGTGCCCGCCATGCCGCGGCGGAACGCGGCCGTGACGCCCGAACGGCGGACGACGGCCGCGGTCACCAGCGCGCCGAGCAGGTAGCCGAGGCCGTTGGCGGCGCTCATCGCGCCGGCTTCGGCCAACGTCCAGCGCAGGTCGTCGCGCATCGCGGGCAGGAGCAGCCCGTAGGCGAACCGGGCGAGCCCGAGCGCGGACGCCGTGCCGAGCGCGAGCCGAACGGCTTGCCACATCCGTGCCCCCGGAGATCGAACCGATCGGTACCATCAGCACGCTAGCAGGCGATCGAACTGATCGGTACCATCCGGGTCATGCCGGTGGCCAAGGGCTCCACGATCGATCCGGGACGCACCCGGGCCGCGATCCTCGACGCGGCCACCCCCGTGCTCTACGAGCGCGGCCTCGACGGCATCGGCGTCGCCGAGCTGTGCACGCGCCTCGGGGTGTCCAAGGAGACGCTCTACCGGCACTTCGGCACCAAGGACGGCCTGGTGCGGGCCGTGCTCGAAGCCCGCAGCGAGCGGGTGACGCGGTCGCTGGCCGCCGCCGTCGCCGCCGCCGGACCCGATCCCGCCGACCAGCTCACCGCCGTGTTCGACACCTTCCAGCAGACCTACGACGAGCCCCGGTTCCGCGGCTGCGCCATGCTCAACGCCGCCGCGCAGCACCACGTCGAGCCGGTGCGCGCCATCACCGCACGCCACCTGGACCGGTACCTCGACACGCTCGTCGGCATCGCCGAACGCGCCGGGGCCGCCGATCCGGGGCTCCTCGGGCGGCAGCTCCTCATGCTGGTCGAAGGCGCCACCGTGGTCGCCACGCACCACGGCCCGACCGGGGCGGGCGACCACGCCCTGCGCGCCGCGCTCGTCCTGCTCGCTGCCGCGTCCTGACCGCACCGAACCCGTTCGGCGGAGTGGCGCGGCGGGCGGCAGCGGCACCATGGGCACCGGGGGAGTGCTCATGCGATTCGGTCGGAGAACCTTCATCCAGGCAACCGGACTCGTCGCGCTCGGCGGGTGGGACAGCGATTGGGCCCGGCTGCGCCGCGTGCTCACCGGCAGGCTGGTCCTGCCCGGTGACGACGTCTACGACACCGTGCGCAGGCCGTACAACACCGTGTACGCGCACCGCAGGCCCGCGGCCGTCGCGCTGTGCGCCGACGAGTCCGACGTCGCGCGGTGCCTCGACTTCGCCGCCCGGGAACGGATCCCGGTCGCCGCGCGCAGCGGCGGGCACAGCTACGCCGGCTACTCGGTGCCCGAGAACGGTCTCGTCGTCGACCTGTCCGCGTTGCGCGCCGTCCGCGTCGACCACCGCGGGCGGGCCGAGGTCGGCGCGGGCACGCGGATGATCGACCTGTACGACGAGCTGGCGCGGACCGGTCGGTTGCTGCCCGCCGGGTCGTGCCCCACGGTCGGCATCGGCGGCCTCACGTTGGGCGGTGGGATCAGCGTCGTCGGGCGCGAGTACGGCCTGACGATCGACCACCTGCGCGCCGCGCGGATCGTCACGCCGGGCGACCGGCCGCGCCGGACCGACGAGCACGCCGAACCCGACCTGTTCTGGGCGCTGCGCGGCGGCGGTGGCGGCAACTTCGGCGTCGTCACGTCGTTCACCTTCGACACCGAGCCCGCGCCGGACGTGACGGTGTTCCTGCTGGACTTCCCGGCGGACGCGGCGACCGACGTGCTGGGCGCGTGGCAGGAGTGGGCGCTCGGCACCCCGGACGGCCTGTGGTCCGCGTGCAACGTCGCCGCCGGCGCCCCACCGGTCGCGGGCGTGGCCGGCACCTGGATCGGGTCCGCGCGGGAACTGGGCCGGCACCTCGACCGGTTCGCCGCGAAGGTCGCGCCGACCGGCCGCGCGGTCCGCCCGATGGACTACGGCGCCGCCATGCGGTTCTTCGCCGGCTGCCTGCCCGAGTGCCGGCCGGACGACGGCTCGCCGTTCGTGGCCTCCTCCAGGATGCTGCACCGGCCGGTCGACCCGGCGCGGGTCGTCGCGCTGCTGGACGGCCGCCGGACGGGACGGGTCCAGTTCGACACGTTCGGCGGCGCGATCGCGCGCGTGCGGCCGGACGCCACCGCGTTCCCGCACCGCGACGCCATCGCCAGCGCGCAGGCGTACGTCGACGTGGTCGGCGTCGACGAGGCCGAAGCCCGCCGGATCACGGCGGAGCTGCGCGACGGCATCGGCCACGGCACCGGCTACGTCAACTACATCGACCCCGACATGCCGGACTGGCCGACCGCCTACTACGGGCGGAATCTCCCACGCCTGCGCCGGGTCGCGCGCCGCTACGACCCGGACCGCGTCCTCGCGTTCCCGCAAGGGCTCGTCTGACCTCGCTCGTCGCGTCGCGGCCCGATCACCGTGCCGTCGGGCGGTCCGCCGCCGGGCGGGCCGACGGGTGCGGGCGCTCGTCCGATTCGGCCGTGTGCGCGATTCGAGATAGGCGGCAGAGGGTGTTCGGGGCTACCCTGGGAGCGCTCCCAGGAGAGATTCCCCGCCGTCGTGGACCCTTCGGAAGGAGTTCCATGCGAAGCACTGTCCGCGCGTTCGTGCTGGCCGGGCTGATGGCCGCGTCCGCGGTCGTCGCCGCAGCCGGGCCGGCCCAAGCCGACACCACGATCTGCGAGCAGTACGGATCGACCACCATCCAGGGCCGCTACGTGGTCCAGAACAACCGCTGGGGCACGTCGGCTACCCAGTGCATCAACGTCACCTCGACCGGTTTCCGGATCACCCAGCAGCAGGGCTCGGCGCCGACCAACGGCGCGCCGCTGTCGTACCCGTCGGTGTTCCTCGGCTGCCACTACTCCAACTGCTCGCCGGGCAGCAACCTGCCCATGCAGGTCAGCCGGATCCGCAGCGCGTCGTCCTCGATCAACTACAGCTACGTGGGCGGCACGTACAACGCCTCCTACGACATCTGGCTCGACCCGACGCCTAAGACCAACGGGGTCAACCAGATGGAGATCATGATCTGGTTCAACCGCCAGGGCTCGATCCAGCCGATCGGCAGCGCGGTCGGCAACGCCACCGTCGGCGGTCGCACCTGGCAGGTCTGGCGCGGCAGCAACGGCGCCAACAACGTGATCTCCTACGTCGCGCCGTCGCCGATCACGTCGTGGTCGTTCAACGTGCTCGACTTCGTCAACGACGTCCGCAACCGCGGCGCGATCACCACGTCCTGGTACCTGACCAGCATCCAGGCGGGCTTCGAGCCGTGGAACGGTGGCACCGGCCTGGCGGTCAACAGCTTCTCGGCCTCGGTCAGCGGCTGATCCACCGAACCGGCCGGTCCGGGTGTCCGCCCGGACCGGCCTCTCGGCGCTCTCACGGCCCGAACGCGACCTGCGCCGCCGGGACCAGTCGCACCGTCCCGCCGGGGTGGACGGCCGTGCTGAGGAGCCGGTTGTGCCGGTCGACGACCTGCTCGGCGGTCAGGCGCGCCCCGGGGTCGCCGTCGGCGGCCGGTGAGTGGCCGTCGCTCACCAGCACGACGTCCAGGCCGTGGCTCAACGCCGACCGCGCCGTCGCGTCCACGCAGTAGTCGGTGGCCAGGCCGGTCAGCACCACCGTGTCCAC
It contains:
- a CDS encoding FAD-binding oxidoreductase, producing the protein MRFGRRTFIQATGLVALGGWDSDWARLRRVLTGRLVLPGDDVYDTVRRPYNTVYAHRRPAAVALCADESDVARCLDFAARERIPVAARSGGHSYAGYSVPENGLVVDLSALRAVRVDHRGRAEVGAGTRMIDLYDELARTGRLLPAGSCPTVGIGGLTLGGGISVVGREYGLTIDHLRAARIVTPGDRPRRTDEHAEPDLFWALRGGGGGNFGVVTSFTFDTEPAPDVTVFLLDFPADAATDVLGAWQEWALGTPDGLWSACNVAAGAPPVAGVAGTWIGSARELGRHLDRFAAKVAPTGRAVRPMDYGAAMRFFAGCLPECRPDDGSPFVASSRMLHRPVDPARVVALLDGRRTGRVQFDTFGGAIARVRPDATAFPHRDAIASAQAYVDVVGVDEAEARRITAELRDGIGHGTGYVNYIDPDMPDWPTAYYGRNLPRLRRVARRYDPDRVLAFPQGLV
- a CDS encoding GH12 family glycosyl hydrolase domain-containing protein; amino-acid sequence: MRSTVRAFVLAGLMAASAVVAAAGPAQADTTICEQYGSTTIQGRYVVQNNRWGTSATQCINVTSTGFRITQQQGSAPTNGAPLSYPSVFLGCHYSNCSPGSNLPMQVSRIRSASSSINYSYVGGTYNASYDIWLDPTPKTNGVNQMEIMIWFNRQGSIQPIGSAVGNATVGGRTWQVWRGSNGANNVISYVAPSPITSWSFNVLDFVNDVRNRGAITTSWYLTSIQAGFEPWNGGTGLAVNSFSASVSG
- a CDS encoding TetR/AcrR family transcriptional regulator, which produces MPVAKGSTIDPGRTRAAILDAATPVLYERGLDGIGVAELCTRLGVSKETLYRHFGTKDGLVRAVLEARSERVTRSLAAAVAAAGPDPADQLTAVFDTFQQTYDEPRFRGCAMLNAAAQHHVEPVRAITARHLDRYLDTLVGIAERAGAADPGLLGRQLLMLVEGATVVATHHGPTGAGDHALRAALVLLAAAS
- a CDS encoding YbfB/YjiJ family MFS transporter — protein: MWQAVRLALGTASALGLARFAYGLLLPAMRDDLRWTLAEAGAMSAANGLGYLLGALVTAAVVRRSGVTAAFRRGMAGTAVALAATAISDDFAVLLVVRAAAGAAGAVVFIAGGVIASRIATRVGSGTPITVYFAGAGLGIAFGGVAIPLLGDGWRAAWVVLGVAAGVAALASWTAARADGEAPAATAGRARVRPLWRVASAYALFALGYITYITFLSAYLVERRAPTWQVVLTWAALGLAVVATPVLWSRPIAAWPGARAPATLLGVLGGGAALALVAPTPLVILGSAIVYGATFMGVPAAVTALIRDAVPAADLTATLAAFTTLFAAGQTAGPWLAGLVADRTSTDATLAWTAVLCALAAVIAVSPRRRRSARRAPRPRPAAPARPRRGS